Proteins from a genomic interval of Callospermophilus lateralis isolate mCalLat2 chromosome 1, mCalLat2.hap1, whole genome shotgun sequence:
- the S1pr4 gene encoding sphingosine 1-phosphate receptor 4, translating to MNATGAPLPLDTCHQLAAGGHSRLIVLHYNHSGRLAGRGGPEDGLGALRGFSAVAGGLVVLENLLVLAAIATRMRSRRWVYYCLVNITLSDLLTGLAYLANVLLSGARTFRLAPAHWFLREGLLFAALAASTFSLLFTAGERFATMVRPVAESGATKTGRVYGFIGLCWLLAGLLGLLPLLGWNCVCAFERCSSLLPLYAKDYVLFCVVVFACILAAILALYGAIFRVVQANGQKALRAPARRKSRRLLKTVLMILVAFVVCWGPLFCLLLADTFGSTVWAQEYLRGMDWILALAVLNSAINPLIYSFRSREVCRAVLAFLCCGCLRLGLRGPGDCLTRATEAHSGASTTDSSLRPRDSFRGSRSLSFRMREPLSSISSVRSI from the coding sequence ATGAACGCCACGGGGGCCCCGCTGCCCCTGGACACCTGCCACCAACTGGCGGCCGGTGGGCACAGCCGGCTCATCGTCCTGCATTACAACCACTCTGGCCGGCTGGCGGGGCGCGGGGGGCCGGAGGACGGCCTGGGGGCCCTGCGCGGGTTCTCGGCGGTGGCCGGGGGCCTGGTGGTGCTGGAGAACCTGCTGGTGCTGGCGGCCATCGCCACCCGCATGCGCTCGCGGCGCTGGGTCTACTACTGCCTGGTCAACATCACGCTGAGCGACCTGCTCACCGGCCTGGCCTACCTGGCCAACGTGCTGCTGTCCGGGGCCCGTACCTTCCGCCTGGCGCCCGCGCACTGGTTCCTGCGGGAGGGCCTGCTCTTCGCAGCCCTGGCGGCCTCCACCTTCAGCCTGCTCTTCACGGCGGGTGAGCGCTTCGCCACCATGGTGCGGCCGGTGGCCGAGAGCGGGGCCACCAAGACGGGCCGCGTCTACGGCTTCATCGGCCTCTGCTGGCTGCTGGCCGGGCTGCTGGGGCTGCTGCCCCTGCTGGGCTGGAACTGCGTGTGTGCCTTCGAGCGCTGCTCCAGCCTGCTGCCCCTCTACGCCAAGGACTACGTTCTCTTCTGCGTGGTGGTCTTCGCCTGCATCCTGGCCGCCATCCTGGCCCTCTACGGGGCCATCTTCCGGGTGGTGCAGGCCAACGGGCAGAAGGCCCTGCGCGCCCCGGCCCGGCGCAAGTCCCGCCGGCTGCTCAAGACGGTCCTCATGATCCTGGTGGCCTTCGTGGTGTGCTGGGGCCCGCTCTTCTGCCTGCTGCTGGCCGACACCTTCGGCTCCACCGTCTGGGCCCAGGAGTACCTGCGGGGCATGGACTGGATCCTGGCGCTGGCCGTGCTCAACTCGGCCATCAACCCCCTGATCTACTCCTTCCGCAGCCGGGAGGTGTGCCGGGCTGTGCTGGCCTTCCTGTGCTGCGGGTGCCTCCGGCTGGGCCTTCGGGGCCCTGGGGACTGTCTGACCCGGGCCACCGAGGCCCACTCTGGAGCGTCCACCACGGACAGCTCACTGAGACCCAGGGACAGCTTCCGGGGCTCCCGGTCGCTCAGCTTCAGGATGCGGGAGCCCCTGTCCAGCATCTCCAGCGTGCGCAGCATCTGA